The nucleotide sequence GCCGGTCTGGAAACGACCAGTTCCCGCAGGTTTTAAGCCGCACCTTGTATTTGCGCCCGAAATGCTGGACATATTCCTTGTCGTTCATCAGCGCGATTATTTCGGTGCGCAGTGCGTCCAGATCGCGGCCCAGCTCCTCGTGGCGGGCGAAAAGTTCGCCGTAGCGGTCCACCTTGTCGGTCAGCGGATCGGATGGGAACGCCGGCTCGGCTTTCGCCGGCGCCGCTTGCGCGGGCGCGGCGGAGGGGGAAACGGCAGGCGCGGCGCAGCCGGGCCGAGCCGGGCCCGCCGGCTCGGCCAGCCGGCCGGACGCGAACACCGGGCACAGATTTTTATAATCGCAGAACCGGCAGGCTTTTTCGCCGGGCGTCGGTTCGAATTTCTCCGCGCGGATATTGTCCGCCACGGCAAGCACTTCTTTCCAGAACGCTTCGATTTCGAAAACGGACGCCGGATCGAAAACATTTTCCTTGAGGTTTTCAAGCTGGTAAAAACTCATCCGCGCGACCTTGATCGCGCCGGAGTAGCCGGTTTTGGCGGCCACCAGATTTTTGACGTCCGGCGACGTTTCTATGACCTTCTGGTACATATTGAGCTGGGCGGGCTCTTTCACGACCGTCTTGCCGGTTTTATAATCAACTACGGACAGCTGCCCGTCACCCAGATAATCAATGCGGTCCACCACGGAAATCACGTTAAGCCCGTCAATCGGGAGCTTGACGAACATTTCCACCGAAACCGGCACCGCAAG is from Elusimicrobiaceae bacterium and encodes:
- a CDS encoding PD-(D/E)XK nuclease family protein, with protein sequence MARTKLLDFSYSRMNLYKECPQKYKFRYIHKIPEKPKTYFSFGHSIHASLEFLYRVDAPPFPSLDEVLRVFERDWHTKTPEEKGYSDISREHDDFLHGIKLLTGYYEKHKATLAVPVSVEMFVKLPIDGLNVISVVDRIDYLGDGQLSVVDYKTGKTVVKEPAQLNMYQKVIETSPDVKNLVAAKTGYSGAIKVARMSFYQLENLKENVFDPASVFEIEAFWKEVLAVADNIRAEKFEPTPGEKACRFCDYKNLCPVFASGRLAEPAGPARPGCAAPAVSPSAAPAQAAPAKAEPAFPSDPLTDKVDRYGELFARHEELGRDLDALRTEIIALMNDKEYVQHFGRKYKVRLKTCGNWSFPDRQKVIEFLKETGLLKKVLVPTQTTVEKLLADEAVDEDARAALKKLGRYNRQSHLDCSGIDD